A single Rhodothermales bacterium DNA region contains:
- a CDS encoding DUF4956 domain-containing protein — translation MLQELQQLTTPTGASAGDALGSLIVALLCGVIIASIYRWTYRGTSYAPSFVRSMIVLPMITALVMLVIGSNLARAFGLVGAMSIIRFRTAVKDTHDIVFIFFALAVGLAAGVGMYLISWIGTAVIGLTVLATTGFGFGTVQRNAMLLEFGYEADGAPDVPTYQAVIDRYCRNSSVLSVRQPLERDDLAITLHVRLKRSMQAGELVSELRKTDRVSRVSLYYDDEEL, via the coding sequence ATGCTCCAGGAACTGCAACAACTGACCACGCCCACGGGGGCCAGTGCGGGCGATGCGCTGGGCAGCCTGATTGTGGCCTTGCTGTGCGGAGTGATCATTGCCTCCATCTATCGGTGGACGTATCGCGGCACCAGCTATGCGCCTTCGTTTGTGCGGTCGATGATCGTTCTGCCGATGATCACGGCGCTCGTGATGCTGGTGATCGGCTCGAACCTGGCACGCGCATTCGGCCTGGTGGGCGCCATGTCCATCATCCGTTTTCGAACGGCGGTAAAGGACACACACGACATCGTTTTCATCTTTTTTGCCCTGGCGGTTGGCCTGGCGGCGGGCGTCGGCATGTACCTCATTTCATGGATCGGCACGGCCGTGATCGGCCTGACCGTGCTGGCCACCACCGGCTTCGGATTCGGGACCGTTCAGCGCAACGCGATGCTGCTGGAATTTGGATACGAGGCCGATGGGGCGCCGGACGTGCCCACGTACCAGGCGGTCATCGATCGCTACTGCCGCAATTCGTCGGTGCTGAGCGTGCGGCAGCCCCTGGAACGCGATGATTTGGCCATCACGCTGCACGTGCGGCTAAAACGATCGATGCAGGCAGGGGAGTTGGTGTCGGAGCTCAGGAAGACGGACCGGGTAAGTCGGGTCAGCCTCTACTATGATGATGAGGAGCTGTAA
- a CDS encoding polyphosphate polymerase domain-containing protein encodes MRHELKYLIPLEALDSLRQYVAWHTGRDLNARDDGRYTVRSVYFDTSRGAMYRAKKEGERRRMKVRVRGYNTILPADTVTLELKRKESSTAWKRKARMPLGEAEDWLTGLRDLPETDDVDAANTFRYFVLRRSLKPAVLVAYEREPFVGLHDPTLRVTFDTGLRGRFTSRLSRLGAEAPVPVLSRHFILEVKFDHHFPGWLRPELARLGAQRRALSKYVMTLDACARATHGRRASFAGGRQLRPGLLQTSF; translated from the coding sequence ATGCGGCACGAACTGAAATACCTGATTCCACTCGAAGCACTGGACAGCCTGCGCCAGTACGTGGCCTGGCACACAGGGCGGGATCTCAATGCTCGTGACGATGGGCGCTACACCGTGCGCAGCGTGTACTTCGATACCTCTCGGGGCGCCATGTATCGCGCCAAGAAGGAAGGAGAGCGGCGGCGTATGAAGGTGCGCGTCCGGGGGTACAATACCATCCTTCCGGCTGACACGGTTACTCTCGAACTCAAGCGCAAGGAGAGTTCGACCGCCTGGAAGCGCAAGGCACGCATGCCGCTGGGCGAAGCCGAAGACTGGCTGACCGGCCTGCGCGATCTTCCGGAGACTGACGATGTCGATGCGGCCAACACGTTCCGGTATTTCGTGCTTCGGCGTTCGCTCAAGCCGGCCGTGCTCGTGGCCTACGAGCGCGAGCCGTTTGTCGGCCTGCACGATCCGACGCTTCGTGTGACCTTCGACACCGGTCTGCGGGGACGGTTCACGTCCCGACTCTCCCGGTTGGGCGCGGAAGCGCCGGTGCCGGTTCTGAGTCGCCATTTCATTCTCGAGGTCAAGTTCGATCATCATTTTCCCGGATGGCTGCGGCCGGAGCTGGCCCGGCTCGGGGCTCAGCGTCGGGCGCTCTCCAAGTATGTGATGACGCTTGACGCCTGTGCTCGTGCCACACATGGCCGGCGAGCCTCTTTTGCCGGTGGGCGACAGCTGCGCCCCGGCCTGCTGCAGACCTCATTCTGA
- a CDS encoding mechanosensitive ion channel: MQDASALIEQILVTVGGYIPRAVGAILVLIATFWLSKRMGRAIFRSVEGRLDVTLAKFFGSLTRYGVLTIGILACLRVFGIETTSLAALIGAAGLAVGLALQGTLSNFSSGIMLVLFRPFQVGDVVEVGSTVGKVAGVSLFNTEIDTFDNKRIIVPNGSVFGNTITNYNFHPTRRVDVVVGTAYDADIRTARQVMLDTASAVEGVLEDPAPQVYLDGLGGSSIDWKVRVWVQTPDFWRVKEEVTENVKYALDEADIGIPFPQLDVHLDRLDV, translated from the coding sequence GTGCAGGACGCCAGCGCACTAATTGAACAGATTCTCGTCACCGTAGGCGGCTACATCCCGCGAGCGGTCGGAGCGATCCTGGTCTTGATCGCCACCTTCTGGCTCTCGAAGCGCATGGGCCGGGCCATATTCAGGTCGGTCGAGGGTCGCCTCGACGTGACGCTCGCCAAGTTCTTCGGCAGCCTCACCCGCTACGGGGTGCTGACCATAGGCATCCTGGCCTGCCTCAGAGTATTCGGGATCGAAACCACAAGCCTCGCGGCGCTGATTGGCGCGGCAGGTCTGGCTGTGGGTCTGGCCCTTCAGGGCACGCTCTCCAATTTCAGCTCCGGCATCATGCTGGTGCTGTTTCGGCCGTTCCAGGTGGGCGATGTGGTCGAGGTCGGATCGACGGTCGGCAAGGTGGCAGGCGTATCGCTGTTCAATACGGAGATCGACACGTTCGACAACAAGCGCATCATCGTGCCGAACGGGTCGGTATTCGGCAACACGATCACGAACTACAATTTCCACCCGACCCGCCGCGTGGACGTCGTGGTGGGCACTGCCTACGACGCCGACATTCGCACCGCGCGGCAGGTAATGCTGGACACGGCGTCCGCCGTCGAGGGTGTGCTGGAGGATCCTGCGCCTCAGGTGTACCTGGACGGACTCGGCGGTTCCTCCATCGACTGGAAAGTGCGGGTCTGGGTACAGACTCCGGACTTCTGGCGTGTCAAGGAAGAGGTGACTGAAAACGTGAAGTACGCGCTGGATGAAGCCGACATCGGCATTCCGTTCCCGCAGCTGGACGTACACCTGGACCGCCTTGACGTGTGA
- a CDS encoding PD40 domain-containing protein, with the protein MRHTLPLIVLCLAVLPATAQKKDGGLPLEADRAITIDRTSGSWISIDVSPDGETIAFDYLGDLFTLPIAGGAATQITSGLAFDAQPRFSPDGTQLVFTSDRDGGQNIWTMTLADSTFKQISKGASNRAESPEWMPDGEYIVASMGGFRGGGQPKLNLFHVDGGGGAQLVSEPANLKMLGAAPSPDGNHVWYARRTGDWQYNAQFPQYQIEAYDRETGQRHTKTSRYGSAIRPTLSPDGRLLVFGTRHDEHTGLMVRDLDSGEDRWLAYPVQHDDQESRATLDVLPGMSFTPDSQHLVASYGGKIWKLPVAGGDAEEIPFQVTFDLDLGPKVFFDYPIDDTPTFTVRQIRDAVPSPDGSMLAFTAMDRLWVSAADGSNPRRVTDDDRSEHYPAWSPDGTQLAYATWDGESGHLWAARTDGRGSARQLTMDAGLYFSPAWSANGRVVAQRGFAETYESQGAEGPPGQDLVWVPVDGGPSAATVIMSTGGRRGPHFVRGSDRIYLQRGDALVSIRWDGTDEKEIVRVRGPRPAGSTSGLFPSVLKMAPQGDQALAEIQRHMYTVTVPMVGKTITINVGNPASASFPARKLTDIGGEFPAWGADGRTVHYSLGNAHFIYSLDDADAYADSVKAAKKAEEEAPEEPDEEPDEDAEEDPEEEESDEEEKEDEGYKPVEVRIQIQATRDIPQGAVVLRGGRVITMNGNEVIGRGDVVIENNRITAVGVTGSVAAPADATVIDVTGKTIVPGYVDTHAHLRARDGIHRTDVWPFLANLAYGVTLTRDPQTGNTEVLSYSDMVRAGQVLGPRVYSTGPGVFWQDGIDTEEEAYDILKRYSDYFDTKTIKMYVAAARKGRQHIIKAARELELMPTTEGSLNLKQNITETLDGYPGLEHSLPIFPVYEDYLDIFVATSRVYTPTLLVSYGGPWAENYFYSRENPHDDAKTRRFVPHNWVDQRTRRRGQWFHEDEHVFERHAVFVKDLVEAGGYAGVGSHGQFQGIGWHWELWAMASGGLSNHDALKVATIQGAFAIGLAQDLGSIEAGKLADLVILNSNPLDDLRSTADIDHVMINGRLFEGDTLNEVYPRQRDLAPLWWWDDEPTSDLPGTGQ; encoded by the coding sequence ATGCGCCATACGCTACCCCTGATCGTCCTGTGCCTTGCGGTACTTCCTGCCACCGCCCAGAAAAAGGACGGAGGACTGCCGCTCGAGGCTGATCGTGCCATCACCATAGACCGGACATCCGGCAGCTGGATATCGATCGACGTCAGTCCGGACGGAGAGACCATCGCCTTCGACTACCTCGGAGATCTCTTTACGCTGCCCATCGCAGGCGGTGCGGCCACGCAGATCACGTCGGGGCTGGCGTTTGATGCACAGCCAAGGTTCTCGCCGGACGGTACCCAGCTCGTGTTCACTTCCGATCGGGACGGCGGGCAGAACATCTGGACCATGACGCTGGCCGACTCCACGTTCAAGCAGATCTCGAAAGGGGCCTCGAATCGCGCTGAGAGTCCGGAGTGGATGCCGGACGGGGAATACATCGTGGCAAGCATGGGCGGTTTTCGCGGAGGTGGGCAGCCCAAACTGAACCTCTTCCACGTGGATGGAGGGGGCGGTGCGCAGCTGGTCAGCGAACCGGCGAACCTCAAGATGCTCGGCGCGGCCCCATCGCCCGATGGAAACCACGTCTGGTATGCCCGCCGGACCGGGGATTGGCAATACAACGCGCAGTTTCCGCAGTACCAGATCGAGGCGTACGACCGGGAGACCGGGCAGCGCCACACGAAGACGAGTCGATACGGCTCCGCGATCCGACCCACGCTGTCCCCGGACGGCCGGCTTCTGGTGTTCGGAACCCGACATGACGAGCACACCGGCCTGATGGTGCGGGACCTGGACTCCGGCGAGGATCGCTGGCTGGCGTACCCCGTGCAGCATGACGACCAGGAAAGCCGGGCAACGCTGGATGTATTGCCGGGCATGTCGTTCACGCCGGACTCGCAGCACCTGGTTGCCTCGTACGGCGGGAAAATCTGGAAGCTGCCCGTGGCAGGAGGGGACGCCGAGGAGATCCCGTTCCAGGTCACGTTTGACCTGGACCTCGGGCCGAAAGTGTTCTTCGACTATCCGATAGACGACACGCCCACATTCACGGTGCGGCAAATCCGGGACGCGGTACCCAGTCCGGACGGCTCCATGCTCGCGTTCACGGCCATGGATCGTTTGTGGGTCTCGGCAGCAGACGGCAGCAACCCTCGGCGCGTGACGGACGACGACCGCTCCGAGCACTATCCCGCCTGGAGCCCGGACGGCACCCAACTGGCTTATGCCACATGGGATGGAGAGTCTGGTCACCTCTGGGCCGCCCGCACGGACGGTCGCGGCTCGGCCCGGCAACTCACCATGGATGCCGGGCTGTACTTCAGTCCGGCGTGGTCCGCAAACGGCCGGGTCGTGGCTCAGCGCGGGTTCGCCGAGACGTATGAGTCCCAGGGAGCGGAGGGGCCTCCCGGGCAGGATCTGGTCTGGGTGCCTGTTGACGGCGGCCCGAGCGCGGCGACGGTAATCATGAGCACCGGTGGTCGTCGCGGACCCCACTTTGTCCGGGGCTCGGATCGAATCTATCTGCAGCGCGGTGATGCGCTGGTCTCGATTCGCTGGGACGGCACGGATGAGAAAGAAATTGTGCGCGTGCGCGGCCCGCGACCGGCCGGATCAACCAGCGGGCTGTTTCCGTCAGTCCTGAAAATGGCGCCGCAGGGAGACCAGGCACTGGCAGAGATCCAGCGGCACATGTACACGGTCACCGTGCCGATGGTCGGAAAAACCATCACCATCAACGTGGGCAATCCCGCCAGTGCATCGTTTCCGGCCCGCAAGCTGACCGACATCGGCGGGGAATTCCCGGCATGGGGGGCGGACGGCCGCACGGTGCACTACAGCCTCGGAAACGCCCATTTCATCTACAGCCTGGATGATGCGGATGCCTACGCGGACAGCGTGAAGGCCGCGAAGAAGGCGGAGGAAGAGGCGCCGGAGGAACCGGATGAAGAGCCGGACGAGGATGCCGAAGAAGACCCCGAGGAAGAGGAGAGCGACGAGGAGGAGAAGGAGGACGAGGGCTACAAGCCCGTCGAAGTACGCATTCAGATCCAGGCCACGCGGGACATTCCGCAGGGCGCCGTGGTGCTGCGCGGTGGCCGCGTGATCACCATGAACGGCAATGAGGTGATCGGGCGAGGCGACGTGGTGATCGAGAACAATCGCATCACGGCAGTCGGTGTGACGGGCTCCGTGGCGGCCCCGGCGGACGCGACGGTTATCGATGTGACCGGAAAAACCATTGTGCCCGGATACGTGGATACCCATGCCCATCTGCGTGCCCGCGACGGGATTCATCGCACGGATGTATGGCCGTTTCTGGCCAACCTGGCTTACGGCGTCACGCTGACCCGCGACCCGCAGACGGGCAATACGGAGGTCCTGTCCTACTCGGACATGGTGCGGGCCGGCCAGGTGCTCGGCCCCCGCGTCTACTCGACCGGCCCCGGCGTCTTCTGGCAGGACGGCATCGACACGGAGGAGGAGGCCTATGACATCCTCAAGCGCTACTCCGACTACTTCGACACCAAGACCATCAAGATGTACGTGGCGGCCGCGCGCAAGGGTCGGCAGCACATCATCAAGGCGGCCAGGGAGCTCGAGCTCATGCCTACCACGGAGGGCTCGCTCAACCTGAAACAGAACATCACCGAGACGCTGGACGGGTATCCGGGCCTGGAGCATTCGCTGCCCATCTTCCCGGTGTACGAGGACTACCTGGACATCTTTGTGGCGACGAGTCGCGTGTACACACCGACGCTGCTCGTTTCGTACGGCGGCCCCTGGGCGGAGAATTACTTCTACAGCCGCGAAAACCCGCATGATGACGCCAAGACCCGGCGATTTGTGCCGCACAACTGGGTCGATCAACGCACACGCCGCCGCGGGCAGTGGTTCCACGAAGATGAGCATGTGTTTGAGCGCCACGCTGTGTTTGTCAAGGACCTTGTGGAGGCCGGCGGCTACGCAGGCGTAGGATCGCACGGTCAGTTCCAGGGCATCGGCTGGCACTGGGAATTGTGGGCGATGGCCTCCGGAGGCCTGTCCAACCATGATGCCCTCAAAGTGGCGACCATCCAGGGTGCGTTTGCCATCGGACTGGCCCAGGACCTCGGGTCGATCGAGGCGGGCAAATTGGCTGATCTCGTCATCCTCAACTCGAATCCGCTGGACGACCTGCGCAGCACTGCGGACATCGATCATGTGATGATCAACGGGCGGCTGTTCGAGGGCGATACGCTCAACGAGGTGTATCCGCGTCAACGCGATCTCGCGCCGCTATGGTGGTGGGATGACGAGCCGACCTCGGATCTGCCCGGCACGGGTCAATGA
- a CDS encoding Zn-dependent hydrolase: MRTSLIAACAVLLALPASAQPQADADRVAARIETLATFGTEPEGGVSRVAFSEHDVAARAWVVEQLHAAGMEVRVDASANIIGRRAGTEPGLKPIMFGSHVDSVPNGGNYDGQVGVVAALEVASLVEEHGLQTRHPLEVVIFIDEEGGLTGSRAMIGKLGERALTEMTHAGVTRGDGIRLLGGDPDRLEEAALEPGDLAAFIEVHIEQGANLADRGIDIGVVEGIVGIEWWDVTITGMANHAGTTPMNARNDALLAAARYVQAVNEVITLEPGAQVGTVGRISAVPGAHNVIPGVVHTTLEIRDLDRDKIWRMYERIRDRVADIEADSGTTFEFHLLDVSAIPAPMDPRVRGAISAAADELGLSTLSMPSGAGHDAQDMAQIAPTGMVFVPSQGGISHSPREFTHNKDIVNGANVLLGAVLRLDAGL; the protein is encoded by the coding sequence ATGAGGACCAGTCTGATAGCCGCATGCGCGGTGCTTTTGGCACTGCCGGCCTCGGCTCAGCCGCAGGCCGACGCCGACCGCGTCGCCGCACGAATCGAGACGCTGGCGACCTTCGGTACCGAACCGGAGGGGGGCGTCAGTCGCGTCGCCTTTTCCGAGCACGACGTGGCCGCCCGCGCGTGGGTTGTCGAGCAGCTGCACGCCGCCGGCATGGAGGTGCGTGTGGACGCCTCGGCTAACATCATCGGCCGCCGCGCCGGCACGGAGCCGGGACTGAAGCCCATCATGTTCGGATCGCATGTCGATTCGGTGCCGAACGGCGGCAACTATGACGGGCAGGTCGGTGTGGTGGCCGCGCTGGAGGTCGCATCGCTCGTGGAGGAGCATGGTCTGCAGACGCGGCATCCGCTGGAGGTCGTCATCTTCATCGATGAGGAGGGCGGGTTGACCGGAAGCCGCGCCATGATCGGCAAGCTGGGCGAGCGGGCGCTGACCGAGATGACCCACGCCGGCGTGACGCGTGGGGATGGCATCCGCCTCCTTGGAGGAGATCCTGACCGGCTGGAAGAGGCGGCCCTGGAGCCGGGTGACCTTGCCGCCTTCATCGAGGTGCACATCGAGCAGGGCGCCAACCTGGCCGATCGCGGCATCGACATTGGCGTCGTCGAAGGCATCGTAGGCATCGAATGGTGGGACGTGACCATCACGGGGATGGCCAATCATGCGGGCACCACGCCCATGAATGCGCGCAACGATGCGTTGCTGGCGGCCGCCCGATACGTGCAGGCCGTCAACGAGGTCATCACGTTGGAGCCAGGGGCGCAGGTTGGAACTGTGGGACGCATCAGCGCCGTGCCCGGGGCGCACAACGTGATTCCGGGTGTCGTGCACACGACCCTGGAAATCCGAGACCTGGACCGTGACAAGATCTGGCGCATGTATGAGCGCATTCGGGACCGCGTGGCCGATATCGAGGCGGACTCGGGCACGACCTTCGAATTCCATCTCCTGGATGTGTCGGCCATTCCGGCGCCCATGGACCCGCGGGTGCGTGGCGCGATCTCCGCGGCTGCTGACGAGCTCGGCCTCAGCACCCTGTCGATGCCCTCGGGTGCCGGCCACGACGCGCAGGACATGGCGCAGATCGCACCAACCGGCATGGTGTTCGTCCCCAGCCAGGGTGGCATCAGCCACTCGCCAAGAGAGTTCACGCACAACAAGGACATCGTCAACGGAGCGAACGTGCTGCTTGGTGCCGTGCTGAGGCTGGACGCCGGACTGTAG
- a CDS encoding CotH kinase family protein: MRSCKGAGTTVVLFLVGVLPIFWVPGAGAQVFDDSVLPRVDITVDPGNLALMFRRGNEESDTEHLATFRWTSPNLTAEVDSVGFRLRGNTSRYAQKKSFKVSFNTFRRGGKWEGLEKLNLNGEHNDPSIMRSKLSWDLFADVGVPASRANHVELYINGAYYGLYMNVEHVDEQFLQRYFGGDGGNLYKSLWPADLIVRGSDGSAYRPAAGAERRPYDLTQGQSDEEGYEDIARFISVLNTTSDSAFRSAISELFDVPGFLKALAVTAITGSWDTYWYLKNNFYLYNSPETGRWHYIPFDMDNSFGIWWGGIQSGIDWSTRDLYEWGHPSEPRPLTERILGVPEFRELYTYYLRELLSDHFLPSALEADIDRLKTMTEAAAAVDSFRTRDYGWNVQAYQNSFTQALGAHVTAGLKPYISTRYSTAFGQLDSGTFAPFILDVRIEPSDPRPSDPLRVSVQVESDTEPQVTLSWWPDQPERNQQAMRLDGGRWVADIPPLGATGTVDLQISASAGGLTRESDLFRIGVTANRPALYINELMANNETTLADDAGEFDDWLELFNGSDVPLHLNGLTISDDPAVPDRWALPDIFVPENGYLVLWMDGQPEQGELHAPFRLDADGESVALYDAAGDVIDQVSFGALEADQAWGRTEDAGLVFSVLAAPSPGAPNAVVDSAEDGPVPLDVAVYPNPFSERLHVSGSFEVFDVLGRRVFRGETAWDSGGAAPGVYFVVVGTEVRPVVKVR; this comes from the coding sequence ATGAGGAGCTGTAAGGGGGCCGGCACCACGGTGGTGCTGTTTTTGGTCGGGGTGCTCCCGATTTTTTGGGTGCCGGGGGCCGGGGCTCAGGTGTTTGATGACTCGGTCTTGCCGCGGGTGGATATCACGGTGGACCCGGGGAATCTGGCGTTGATGTTTCGGAGGGGGAATGAGGAGAGTGATACGGAGCACCTGGCCACGTTTCGGTGGACGTCGCCGAATCTGACGGCGGAGGTGGACTCGGTTGGCTTTCGGCTTCGGGGCAATACCTCGCGGTATGCACAGAAGAAGTCATTCAAGGTGTCCTTCAACACCTTTCGCCGGGGCGGCAAGTGGGAGGGGCTGGAGAAGCTGAACCTGAACGGGGAGCACAATGACCCGTCCATCATGCGCTCCAAGCTGTCGTGGGATTTGTTCGCCGACGTCGGAGTGCCGGCATCCCGGGCCAACCACGTCGAGCTCTACATCAACGGCGCCTACTACGGACTCTACATGAATGTGGAGCACGTGGACGAGCAGTTTTTGCAGCGATACTTCGGGGGCGACGGTGGCAACCTCTACAAGAGTTTGTGGCCTGCGGATTTGATAGTTCGCGGTTCGGACGGCAGTGCCTACAGACCAGCCGCCGGCGCCGAGCGGCGTCCCTATGACCTGACCCAGGGGCAAAGCGACGAGGAGGGCTACGAGGACATCGCCCGTTTCATCAGCGTGCTGAACACGACGTCCGATTCAGCTTTTCGCAGTGCGATTTCGGAGCTCTTCGATGTACCGGGTTTTCTGAAGGCGCTTGCGGTGACCGCCATCACCGGGTCCTGGGATACGTACTGGTATCTCAAGAACAACTTCTACCTGTACAACAGTCCCGAGACCGGACGCTGGCACTACATCCCGTTCGACATGGACAACTCGTTCGGGATCTGGTGGGGCGGCATCCAGTCGGGCATCGACTGGAGCACGCGTGATCTCTACGAGTGGGGACATCCGAGTGAGCCGAGACCGCTGACCGAGCGCATCCTGGGCGTGCCCGAGTTCAGGGAGCTGTACACGTACTACCTGCGAGAGCTGCTTTCGGACCACTTTCTGCCGTCCGCGCTGGAGGCGGACATTGACCGGCTGAAGACGATGACCGAGGCTGCGGCCGCGGTCGACAGCTTCCGCACCCGCGACTACGGCTGGAACGTGCAGGCCTACCAGAACAGCTTTACGCAGGCGCTTGGTGCACACGTGACGGCCGGGCTGAAGCCGTACATCTCGACCCGCTATTCGACGGCGTTCGGGCAGCTCGATTCGGGCACGTTCGCACCGTTCATCCTGGATGTGCGCATCGAGCCTTCGGACCCAAGGCCCAGCGATCCGCTGCGCGTTTCGGTTCAGGTGGAGTCGGACACGGAGCCCCAGGTGACGCTGTCCTGGTGGCCGGATCAGCCCGAGCGCAATCAGCAGGCAATGCGCCTGGACGGCGGTCGTTGGGTGGCCGACATTCCGCCGCTGGGTGCAACGGGCACGGTGGACCTGCAGATCTCAGCGTCCGCTGGTGGCTTGACGCGGGAGTCTGACCTGTTTCGCATCGGGGTCACGGCCAACCGGCCTGCGCTCTACATCAACGAGCTCATGGCCAACAACGAGACGACGCTCGCGGATGATGCCGGGGAGTTCGATGATTGGCTGGAGCTCTTCAACGGCTCCGATGTGCCCCTTCACCTGAACGGATTGACGATTTCGGACGACCCCGCGGTGCCGGACCGGTGGGCGCTACCGGACATCTTTGTGCCCGAGAATGGTTACCTGGTTCTCTGGATGGACGGCCAGCCCGAGCAGGGTGAGCTGCACGCGCCGTTTCGGCTCGACGCGGACGGGGAGTCGGTGGCACTGTACGATGCGGCGGGAGATGTGATTGATCAGGTGAGCTTTGGTGCCCTGGAGGCTGATCAGGCCTGGGGGCGGACTGAGGACGCAGGGCTGGTGTTCTCGGTGTTGGCGGCGCCGAGCCCAGGGGCGCCCAATGCCGTCGTCGATTCGGCGGAAGATGGCCCGGTACCGTTGGATGTCGCCGTTTACCCCAATCCGTTTTCTGAGCGGCTGCACGTGAGCGGATCGTTTGAGGTGTTCGATGTGCTGGGACGCCGGGTATTCCGCGGCGAGACGGCCTGGGACTCCGGAGGTGCCGCGCCCGGCGTGTATTTCGTGGTTGTGGGTACGGAGGTCCGGCCCGTGGTCAAGGTGCGATGA
- a CDS encoding Smr/MutS family protein, with the protein MTRRAPDAPQAVRDDGSVLTVDVHGCTVDAAMRIVRRAVALAVQRGRGSVEVIHGLGGVIAGRLEAEGVPGATGNFRQGGRTLFSLPLGGGGSDPARITAADLVG; encoded by the coding sequence ATGACCCGGCGTGCGCCGGACGCGCCGCAGGCGGTGCGGGATGACGGCTCGGTGTTGACCGTCGATGTGCACGGCTGCACGGTGGACGCGGCGATGCGGATTGTGCGACGTGCGGTGGCTCTGGCTGTCCAGCGGGGACGCGGTTCCGTTGAGGTCATACACGGCCTAGGTGGTGTGATTGCCGGGCGCCTGGAGGCAGAAGGCGTGCCGGGCGCGACCGGAAACTTCCGCCAGGGCGGCCGCACGCTGTTCAGTTTGCCGCTTGGTGGCGGCGGATCGGATCCCGCGCGGATTACCGCCGCGGATTTGGTGGGGTGA
- a CDS encoding sulfatase gives MRIVLPLLFLMACAGPPPQPNVVLIFVDDMGYADIGAFGEPGYETPHLDRLASEGARFTDFYVSQAVCSASRASLLTGMYANRIGIHGALGPGNTHGISAGERTLGELFQEQGYRTAVFGKWHLGHHPPFLPTRHGFDEFYGIPYSNDMWPFHPENPEAWGDLPTIEGEETVGLNTDQRRFTTDFTERGVAFIEQAAAEERPFLLYLAHPMPHVPLFVSEERAGLSGAGVYGDVIHEIDWSVGRILETLEELDLDEETLVIFTSDNGPWLSYGNHSGRAEPLREGKGTAWEGGVRVPFLARWPGQIPAGLEVSAPAMTIDIFPTLAELTGAEPGLFPTDGSSIWPLLSGDEQDAVQDAYFFYYRTNELHAVRSGPWKLHFPHTYRTMQGREPGLDGQPGRYDYSAEVGLELFNLREDIGETRDVAEANPEVLARLSALADSMRAELGDRLTGVVGSGVREPGRVE, from the coding sequence ATGCGCATCGTTCTCCCCCTCCTCTTCCTGATGGCCTGCGCGGGTCCGCCCCCACAGCCGAACGTGGTCCTGATTTTTGTGGACGACATGGGCTACGCCGACATCGGCGCATTTGGCGAGCCTGGTTATGAGACACCGCACCTGGATCGACTGGCGTCCGAAGGCGCGCGGTTCACTGATTTCTACGTGAGTCAGGCCGTCTGCTCGGCGTCGCGGGCGTCGCTGCTGACCGGGATGTATGCCAACCGCATCGGCATCCACGGAGCGCTCGGGCCCGGCAATACGCACGGCATCAGCGCAGGCGAGCGCACGCTGGGCGAACTCTTCCAGGAGCAAGGCTACCGCACTGCCGTGTTCGGAAAGTGGCATCTGGGGCACCACCCGCCCTTCCTCCCCACCCGTCACGGTTTCGACGAGTTCTACGGCATCCCCTACTCGAACGACATGTGGCCTTTCCATCCGGAGAACCCGGAGGCCTGGGGAGATCTGCCGACCATCGAGGGCGAAGAGACGGTGGGCCTGAACACGGATCAGAGGCGGTTCACTACGGACTTTACCGAACGCGGCGTGGCGTTTATTGAGCAGGCAGCGGCAGAGGAACGACCGTTCTTGCTGTACCTGGCGCATCCCATGCCGCACGTGCCGCTGTTTGTGTCAGAGGAACGGGCGGGTCTGAGCGGAGCGGGTGTGTACGGCGACGTGATCCACGAAATCGACTGGTCAGTCGGGCGCATTCTGGAGACGCTGGAGGAGTTGGATCTGGATGAGGAGACCCTGGTCATCTTCACCTCCGATAACGGGCCCTGGCTCAGCTACGGCAATCATTCCGGCCGCGCAGAGCCGCTGCGCGAGGGCAAGGGCACGGCGTGGGAAGGCGGCGTGCGCGTGCCGTTTCTGGCGCGCTGGCCCGGGCAGATTCCGGCCGGTTTGGAAGTGAGCGCGCCGGCCATGACCATCGACATCTTCCCCACGCTGGCCGAACTGACCGGCGCCGAGCCGGGGCTGTTTCCCACCGACGGCTCATCCATCTGGCCTCTTCTTTCGGGCGATGAGCAGGACGCCGTTCAGGACGCGTACTTCTTTTACTACCGGACCAACGAGCTCCACGCGGTGCGGTCTGGGCCCTGGAAGCTGCACTTCCCGCATACGTATCGCACGATGCAGGGCCGGGAGCCGGGTCTCGATGGACAGCCGGGGCGGTACGACTACTCAGCGGAGGTGGGCCTTGAGCTCTTCAACCTGCGGGAGGACATCGGTGAGACGCGCGACGTCGCGGAGGCGAATCCGGAGGTCTTAGCGCGGCTGTCGGCGCTGGCGGACTCGATGCGCGCGGAACTGGGGGACCGGCTGACGGGGGTTGTTGGCAGCGGGGTGCGCGAGCCGGGGCGTGTGGAGTGA